In the genome of Flavobacteriales bacterium, the window TTCAGCCGCCTTGGTATTCTTCACCAACTTACAGGGGTATGCGCCCAGGCGCATGGTACCGCCTTTTTTCTTGATATTTCGTTGACCCTCCATGATATTGATCACCGGATGGGGGGAATGGGCTTCCATTTCCGTTGAATGCGCATCCAGCTTCAGCACATTCCGGGCGAATTCCACAACAGCACATTGCATACCCAGGCAAATCCCGAGGAAGGGAATCTCACGTTCCCTTGCGAAACGGATGGCTTCAATTTTACCTTCGATGCCGCGGTCTCCGAAACCAGGTGCTACCAATACTCCTTTCAGACCTGCCAGCTTATCGGCCACATTATCCGAACTGATCTCTTCGGAGTGCAGCCACTTGATATTCACCTTGCATCCGTTCATGACACCGGCATGAATAAACGACTCAGCGATGGATTTATAGGAGTCCTTGAGTTCTATATATTTTCCGATGAGGCCGATGGACACTTCTGACATCGGGTTCTTGAGCCTCGTTACAAAATCGGCCCACCGCGTCATTTCCGGCTTCACCTTGCTTTCAATCTTCAGTTTTGATAGCACGACTTCATCCAGCCGTTCTTCTTTCATCAGCAAAGGCACGTCATAGATGGTCTCCGCATCAATAGATTCGATGACCGCATTGGGGGCTACATTACAAAAGAGTGCCAGCTTCTTTCGGATCTCATCGGTAATGTGCCTGTCACTTCTGCAAACCAGAATATCGGGTTGAACACCGGCAGCCTGCAGTTCCTTCACGGAATGCTGGGTAGGTTTGGTTTTCAGTTCACCTGAAGCGGCCAGATAAGGCACCAGGGTCAGATGGATCACCAGACAATCATCACCCATTTCCCAGTTCAACTGACGCACCGCCTCAACATAGGGCAGGGATTCGATATCGCCTACAGTACCGCCTATCTCGGTAATCACAAAATCGTAGTTCCCCGTATTGCCGAGGTTCTGAATACAACGTTTGATCTCGTCGGTAATATGGGGGATCACCTGTACGGTTTTGCCCAAATAGGCACCTTCCCGTTCCTTATTAATCACATTCTGGTAAATGCGACCGGTGGTCACATTATTGGATTGCGATGTAGAAACATTCAGGAACCGCTCATAGTGTCCCAGGTCCAGGTCGGTCTCTGCACCATCGTCCGTGACATAACATTCGCCATGTTCATAAGGGTTCATGGTACCGGGATCCACATTGATGTAGGGATCCAGTTTCTGAATGGTAACCGCGAAATTTCGTGATTGAAGTAACTTGGCAAGAGACGCAGATATAATGCCCTTTCCAAGAGATGATGTTACGCCACCCGTAACAAAGATATATTTGGTGTTGCTCACAGATCTTTGAATACGG includes:
- a CDS encoding CTP synthase — translated: MSNTKYIFVTGGVTSSLGKGIISASLAKLLQSRNFAVTIQKLDPYINVDPGTMNPYEHGECYVTDDGAETDLDLGHYERFLNVSTSQSNNVTTGRIYQNVINKEREGAYLGKTVQVIPHITDEIKRCIQNLGNTGNYDFVITEIGGTVGDIESLPYVEAVRQLNWEMGDDCLVIHLTLVPYLAASGELKTKPTQHSVKELQAAGVQPDILVCRSDRHITDEIRKKLALFCNVAPNAVIESIDAETIYDVPLLMKEERLDEVVLSKLKIESKVKPEMTRWADFVTRLKNPMSEVSIGLIGKYIELKDSYKSIAESFIHAGVMNGCKVNIKWLHSEEISSDNVADKLAGLKGVLVAPGFGDRGIEGKIEAIRFAREREIPFLGICLGMQCAVVEFARNVLKLDAHSTEMEAHSPHPVINIMEGQRNIKKKGGTMRLGAYPCKLVKNTKAAEVYGREEISERHRHRFEFNNEYLSEFEGMGMIASGINPNEGLVEIIELKNHPWFIGVQFHPEYKSTVENPHPLFVGFVKAAIDRSVSTRKEQVSGK